The Desertifilum tharense IPPAS B-1220 DNA segment AAAGTTTTGTAAATTAAAGATTTCATAAAAACCGACCTCAAATTAGTTTATAGCCATAAAAGTCTTGTCAGCAATAGTTTGTAAAAACTTTATTCTCAATCTAAAATTGCGAATTGAAAAATATGACGACGAATACTAACAATTTTAGTGTTGTAGCGTTTGTTTGCGTTCTCATGACAAGTCAATTAAACTTTTGCCGTCATTGTAAGAGGAGATACGAAGCCACTCCAAAAAATTGCGATTTAGTGTTTCGGTGTTCTTCAATTGCTGCAAATCTTCAATTTCTTTGGCTATCTCTCGAATTCCAAATGGATGGCTGGCAACATCTTCCATTTGCTCATCTACTGATTTTTCATCGCACCAACTAGGATCGACATCATCCATTTCAGCAAAAAACCACTCGAAGAGAATATCCCCAGCACAAATCGCCACTTTGGCTATACATTGCGGAGTTGGAGTGAGACAGGCTTCCAATGTCAAGCGGATAGCTAGAGCTGTTTGCTGTGCTGGGTAAACATAGGGGCCTCCGTAATCTGAGTCTGGGATTGCATCTTCGCAATCTGCAACTAGCTGACGGATTACCTTAGCATCAAGGGGTTTTCCTTCGAGAATTTGCCAAACTTCATCCAGGGCGGCTCTCAATGTGGTGGGGTTGCCCCATGTTTTTTCTCTACAAAAAGCTTTGTGATTTGGAAGCAACCTCTCGCAAATTGAAGCGGCAAACGCTACTCGATGAAGAGTTGGGAGACTTTCAAGTTCTTTCTTCAAATCATCAAGCTTTTTTAAGCTTAAATCCCAATACATAAAAATTCTTGCGTTTTCATATTTATTCAAATCAAACAATGGATAACCACATTAATTTTATTCAATCTCCATCCTCCCCTCAACACGAGTATACTCATCTTCCGTTAACCACAAAATTGCTGTATTATAGTCAGGCAGATTCTGAATAACTTGATTGTTTTCTTTTGGATCAATAATTAACATTCCTCCAGAACTGTTTGGGTCAGGGCAAAGAAATAAAACATATGGTATTTTAGTTGATTCATCAACCCATACTTCATACCATTCTTGAATCATTTTGACGAACCTGTTTTTGTAATTACATAATATTGACCATTTAGATAGACTTTGAATTCTTCATAATCTAATATTGACGATGTTTGTCTTCACCGTTAGGACTGTAATTAGTATTTTCCGCTTTCTGATTCCAACTACGCAAACTAAAAATGAGTTAAAATCTTCTGCTCAGTAGGTTAGGTTAAGCCT contains these protein-coding regions:
- a CDS encoding DUF416 family protein, with the protein product MFDLNKYENARIFMYWDLSLKKLDDLKKELESLPTLHRVAFAASICERLLPNHKAFCREKTWGNPTTLRAALDEVWQILEGKPLDAKVIRQLVADCEDAIPDSDYGGPYVYPAQQTALAIRLTLEACLTPTPQCIAKVAICAGDILFEWFFAEMDDVDPSWCDEKSVDEQMEDVASHPFGIREIAKEIEDLQQLKNTETLNRNFLEWLRISSYNDGKSLIDLS
- a CDS encoding 2OG-Fe(II) oxygenase, whose translation is MIQEWYEVWVDESTKIPYVLFLCPDPNSSGGMLIIDPKENNQVIQNLPDYNTAILWLTEDEYTRVEGRMEIE